A region of Ornithodoros turicata isolate Travis chromosome 5, ASM3712646v1, whole genome shotgun sequence DNA encodes the following proteins:
- the LOC135396222 gene encoding intracellular coagulation inhibitor 1-like: MLRSAALVLTFVVGALSVPDDATIRFAEANNILGLNLLKALPADKNHVFLSPFSISIAMSMVYHGARGVSEKELAAVLGYEAAGLHGRDEVLSAVQKSFQQQNRNVTLEVANAVLVNQSFPVLESYKKDLEHVFQAKFEEVNFLKESIAVAAKINAWVSAKTRGKIVKVVSELSPTTVLFIMNAVYFKGDWERKFIESQTTRLPFFNYGKSAKQVDTMLKTARYSYARNEDLKADVLELPYAGKEFSMLVFLPHERDGLRRLLEDLTPSGYQGAVDRLFTATVNLKLPKFKLESDYSLVEQLETLGAKSIFSGAANFTGIEESGKLVVSDVIHKAVVEVNEKGSEAAAFTGIAFQVKVTSVRIRRPVEFNVDHPFLFFIRNKISKLILFVGAVHAL, encoded by the coding sequence ATGTTGCGATCAGCAGCTCTCGTTCTCACCTTCGTCGTTGGAGCCTTGTCAGTTCCAGATGACGCTACTATTCGCTTCGCTGAAGCAAACAACATCCTCGGACTCAACCTTCTCAAGGCGCTCCCTGCGGACAAGAACCATGTCTTCCTCTCGCCGTTCAGCATCAGCATAGCTATGTCCATGGTATACCACGGTGCAAGAGGAGTTTCAGAAAAGGAACTCGCCGCGGTTCTCGGGTACGAGGCGGCCGGGCTTCACGGAAGAGACGAGGTCTTGTCAGCCGTGCAGAAGTCCTTCCAGCAGCAGAACAGGAATGTTACCTTAGAGGTTGCCAATGCCGTCCTGGTAAACCAGAGCTTTCCTGTTCTCGAGTCTTACAAGAAAGACCTGGAACATGTATTTCAGGCAAAATTTGAGGAAGTCAATTTTCTGAAGGAGTCCATAGCTGTAGCTGCCAAAATCAACGCGTGGGTGTCAGCAAAGACGAGAGGCAAGATCGTCAAGGTTGTCAGCGAACTGTCCCCCACAACCGTCCTTTTCATCATGAACGCCGTCTACTTTAAAGGCGACTGGGAGCGAAagttcatcgaaagtcaaacaACGAGGCTGCCTTTCTTCAACTACGGCAAGTCGGCGAAGCAGGTCGATACCATGCTGAAAACCGCGAGGTACAGCTACGCCAGGAATGAGGATCTGAAGGCTGACGTCCTTGAGTTACCCTACGCGGGAAAAGAATTCAGCATGCTTGTCTTCCTCCCACATGAGAGAGATGGGCTGCGGAGACTTCTGGAAGACCTGACCCCGTCAGGGTATCAAGGTGCCGTAGATCGCCTGTTCACTGCGACCGTCAACTTGAAGTTGCCCAAATTCAAGCTGGAATCCGACTACAGTCTTGTGGAACAACTGGAGACTCTGGGAGCGAAATCCATCTTTTCAGGAGCTGCCAACTTCACCGGTATTGAAGAATCTGGTAAACTGGTGGTGAGCGATGTTATTCACAAAGCCGTGGTTGAAGTCAATGAGAAGGGAAGTGAGGCTGCTGCGTTCACTGGGATCGCGTTCCAAGTAAAAGTTACTTCGGTGCGGATTAGAAGGCCCGTAGAATTCAACGTTGACCACCCATTCTTGTTCTTCATTCGGAACAAGATTTCCAAGTTGATCCTCTTCGTGGGTGCTGTGCATGCGCTTTAA